One Luteimonas sp. MC1825 DNA segment encodes these proteins:
- a CDS encoding monovalent cation:proton antiporter-2 (CPA2) family protein → MEAASDTSQLVHVVALLGAAVIAVPLFRRLGLGSVLGYLAAGMVIGPFGFGWFARPEAILHVAELGVVMFLFVVGLEMRPSHLWSLRREIFGLGPLQILGCAAALAGVGLLLGLPAPVAFIGAAGFVLTSTAIVMQVLAERGDIATPRGQKMVSILLFEDLLIVPLLALVAFMSPLPDADGAASRLASSAMAVASLVALVVAGLYLLNPLFRLLAASRARELMTAAALLVVLGAALLMEMGGLSMAMGAFLAGVLLSESTFRHELEADIEPFRGLLLGLFFLAVGMSLDLAAVAADWRLVVLAVPAMMIAKALCIYTVARFMRSSHGNALDRAVLMAQGGEFAFVLFAAAESAGIISGGANDSLTAIVVLSMALTPLAMLLVRRATRAADASLDGIDAASGQSGSVLIIGFGRFGQVVSQSLLARDIDVTIIDSDVDMIRNAAGFGFKVYYGDGTRLDVLRASGAGSARAIAVCVDDKHAADRIAALARSAFPQARLLVRAYDRVHALQLAIAGVDYSVRETFESAVLFGEAALRQLDVDPVEAARVTAEVRRLEVERFQLELSAGIGAGVGLMRTNTGAGPSPTPLTAPRRQAQVLNPAGDPGPGTRRPDPAEDDGAPAP, encoded by the coding sequence ATGGAAGCAGCCTCCGACACCTCGCAACTCGTCCACGTGGTCGCCCTGCTCGGCGCGGCGGTGATCGCGGTACCGCTGTTCCGCCGCCTCGGATTGGGTTCCGTGCTCGGCTACCTGGCCGCGGGCATGGTGATCGGCCCGTTCGGCTTCGGCTGGTTCGCGCGGCCCGAGGCGATCCTGCACGTCGCCGAGCTCGGCGTGGTGATGTTCCTGTTCGTGGTCGGGCTGGAGATGAGGCCGTCGCACCTGTGGAGCCTGCGCCGGGAGATCTTCGGCCTCGGCCCGCTGCAGATCCTGGGCTGCGCCGCCGCGCTGGCCGGCGTCGGCCTGCTGCTCGGGCTGCCCGCGCCGGTGGCGTTCATCGGCGCCGCCGGCTTCGTGCTGACCTCCACCGCGATCGTGATGCAGGTGCTGGCCGAACGGGGCGACATCGCCACCCCACGCGGCCAGAAGATGGTGTCGATCCTGCTGTTCGAAGACCTGCTGATCGTCCCGCTGCTGGCGCTGGTGGCGTTCATGTCGCCGCTGCCCGATGCCGACGGCGCCGCATCGCGGCTGGCATCGTCAGCCATGGCGGTCGCGTCGCTGGTCGCGCTGGTGGTGGCCGGCCTGTACCTGCTGAACCCGCTGTTCCGGCTGCTGGCGGCGTCGCGCGCGCGCGAACTGATGACGGCGGCCGCCCTGCTGGTGGTGCTGGGCGCGGCGCTGCTGATGGAAATGGGCGGACTGTCGATGGCGATGGGCGCGTTCCTGGCCGGCGTGCTGCTGTCGGAGTCGACCTTCCGCCACGAACTCGAAGCCGACATCGAGCCGTTCCGCGGCCTGCTGCTGGGCCTGTTCTTCCTCGCCGTCGGCATGTCGCTGGACCTGGCGGCAGTGGCCGCGGACTGGCGCCTGGTGGTGCTGGCGGTGCCGGCGATGATGATCGCCAAGGCACTTTGCATCTACACCGTGGCGCGCTTCATGCGCAGCAGCCACGGCAATGCGCTGGACCGCGCCGTGCTGATGGCGCAGGGCGGCGAGTTCGCATTCGTGCTGTTCGCCGCCGCCGAGTCCGCCGGCATCATCAGCGGCGGGGCCAACGACAGCCTGACCGCGATCGTGGTGCTGTCGATGGCGCTCACCCCGCTTGCGATGCTGCTGGTGCGGCGCGCGACGCGTGCCGCGGACGCCTCGCTGGACGGCATCGATGCCGCGTCCGGCCAGAGCGGCAGCGTGCTGATCATCGGCTTCGGCCGCTTCGGGCAGGTGGTCAGCCAGTCGCTGCTGGCGCGCGACATCGACGTGACCATCATCGACAGCGACGTCGACATGATCCGCAACGCGGCGGGCTTCGGCTTCAAGGTCTACTACGGCGACGGCACCCGGCTGGACGTGCTGCGTGCGTCGGGCGCCGGCAGTGCGCGCGCGATCGCGGTCTGCGTGGACGACAAGCACGCCGCCGACCGCATCGCGGCGCTGGCGCGCAGCGCGTTCCCGCAGGCGCGGCTGCTGGTGAGGGCCTACGACCGCGTGCACGCGCTTCAGCTCGCCATCGCGGGCGTCGACTACTCGGTGCGCGAGACCTTCGAATCCGCGGTGCTGTTCGGCGAGGCGGCGCTGCGACAGCTGGATGTCGATCCGGTCGAGGCGGCGCGGGTCACCGCCGAGGTCCGACGCCTCGAGGTGGAACGCTTCCAGCTGGAGCTCTCCGCGGGCATCGGCGCCGGCGTCGGCCTGATGCGCACCAACACCGGCGCCGGCCCCTCGCCCACGCCGCTTACCGCGCCCCGCCGCCAGGCACAGGTGCTCAACCCGGCGGGCGACCCCGGCCCCGGCACGCGGCGGCCGGACCCCGCCGAGGACGATGGCGCACCGGCGCCATGA
- a CDS encoding DEAD/DEAH box helicase yields the protein MTSDTRTFESLGLSQGLLRALVASGYTQPTPIQEQAIPLILAGHDVLGAAQTGTGKTAAFGLPLLQRLGKETPARGPRKPRALVLVPTRELAVQVAESIKEYGHHMKLNVTTIFGGAGMQPQIDNLRRGVDILVACPGRLLDHMQSGHAKLDAVEMLILDEADRMLDMGFLPSIKRVLARVPKERQTLLFSATFEARIKALALEFMRDPRQVEVAAQNTIADTIVHRAHPVDSAAKRDLLVDILSKRHTEQVLIFGKTKHGCNRLAEQLEKSGLPAVAIHGNKSQAQRQKALDAFKSGRARILVATDVAARGLDIPNLPLVINHDLPMVAEDYVHRIGRTGRAGATGEALSLVSPEEGALLRDIQKMLKAEIEMVVVPGFEPSRPIRLDAPRPPNGGRGGRPAGDQRPARPAAHRGHGKAQPRSAQPHAGPQVPGSRGRGQGAGRRDSRA from the coding sequence ATGACGTCCGATACCCGGACTTTCGAGAGCCTTGGGCTCTCGCAAGGCCTGCTGCGCGCGCTTGTCGCCAGCGGCTACACCCAGCCCACCCCGATCCAGGAACAGGCCATCCCGCTGATCCTCGCCGGCCATGACGTGCTCGGCGCGGCCCAGACCGGCACCGGCAAGACCGCCGCCTTCGGCCTGCCGCTGCTGCAGCGCCTGGGCAAGGAAACCCCGGCCCGTGGCCCGCGCAAGCCGCGTGCGCTGGTGCTGGTGCCGACCCGCGAGCTTGCGGTGCAGGTTGCCGAAAGCATCAAGGAATACGGCCACCACATGAAGCTCAACGTCACCACGATCTTCGGTGGCGCCGGCATGCAGCCGCAGATCGACAACCTGCGCCGCGGCGTGGACATCCTCGTCGCCTGCCCGGGACGCCTGCTGGACCACATGCAGTCCGGCCACGCCAAGCTCGACGCGGTGGAGATGCTGATCCTCGACGAGGCCGACCGCATGCTCGACATGGGCTTCCTGCCGTCGATCAAGCGCGTGCTTGCGCGCGTGCCCAAGGAGCGCCAGACGTTGCTGTTCTCGGCCACGTTCGAGGCGCGCATCAAGGCGCTGGCGCTGGAGTTCATGCGTGATCCGCGCCAGGTCGAGGTGGCCGCGCAGAACACCATCGCCGACACCATCGTGCACCGCGCCCACCCGGTCGACTCGGCCGCCAAGCGCGACCTGCTGGTCGACATCCTGTCCAAGCGCCACACCGAACAGGTGCTGATCTTCGGCAAGACCAAGCACGGCTGCAATCGCCTGGCGGAACAGCTGGAGAAGTCCGGCCTGCCGGCGGTGGCGATCCACGGCAACAAGAGCCAGGCACAGCGGCAGAAGGCGCTCGACGCGTTCAAATCCGGGCGTGCCCGCATCCTGGTGGCCACCGACGTCGCCGCGCGCGGCCTGGACATCCCCAACCTGCCGCTGGTGATCAACCACGACCTGCCGATGGTCGCCGAGGACTACGTGCACCGCATCGGCCGTACCGGCCGCGCCGGTGCGACGGGCGAGGCGCTGTCGCTGGTGTCCCCGGAAGAGGGCGCGCTGCTGCGCGACATCCAGAAGATGCTGAAGGCCGAGATCGAGATGGTGGTGGTGCCGGGCTTCGAGCCGAGCCGCCCGATCCGCCTCGACGCGCCGAGGCCGCCGAACGGTGGCCGTGGCGGGCGCCCGGCGGGCGACCAGCGTCCGGCGCGGCCGGCAGCGCATCGTGGCCATGGCAAGGCGCAGCCGCGCAGTGCGCAGCCGCATGCGGGTCCGCAGGTGCCGGGCAGCCGTGGCCGTGGCCAGGGTGCGGGAAGGCGCGACTCGCGCGCCTGA
- the trxA gene encoding thioredoxin, translating into MSPSTASPHVFDATADNFEADVLGRSLHTPVLIDFWAEWCGPCKTIGPILEKLAAEYNGAFVLAKIDVDSQQELAGAFQVRSIPTIILVKDGQPVDGFPGALPEGQLREFLTQHGIVPAAAEAEAAEAAAPPPPDPHAEVLRLRHASEAAPDDDSLKLELALALLATGVTQEASQLLDALPANLATDDRAVRARASLDFAALLRDAPSVEVLEMAISRDPADLRARHLLGAQHIVAGRPEAALQQFMDMLRRDRSFEDGLPRKALIEAFRVIDDDDLVARYRRQMSALLLS; encoded by the coding sequence ATGTCCCCGTCCACCGCGTCACCCCACGTCTTCGATGCCACCGCCGACAACTTCGAGGCGGACGTCCTCGGCCGGTCTCTGCACACGCCGGTCCTGATCGACTTCTGGGCCGAATGGTGTGGCCCGTGCAAGACCATCGGGCCGATCCTCGAGAAGCTCGCGGCCGAGTACAACGGCGCCTTCGTGCTGGCCAAGATCGATGTCGACAGCCAGCAGGAACTGGCCGGTGCGTTCCAGGTCCGTTCCATCCCCACCATCATCCTGGTGAAGGACGGGCAGCCGGTCGACGGGTTCCCCGGCGCGCTGCCCGAGGGCCAGCTGCGCGAGTTCCTGACGCAGCACGGCATCGTGCCGGCCGCGGCCGAAGCCGAAGCCGCGGAGGCCGCCGCCCCGCCGCCGCCCGATCCGCACGCCGAGGTCCTGCGCCTGCGCCACGCCAGCGAAGCCGCGCCGGACGACGACAGCCTGAAGCTCGAGCTGGCACTGGCCCTGCTCGCCACCGGTGTCACCCAGGAAGCCAGCCAGCTGCTGGATGCCCTGCCCGCCAACCTCGCCACCGACGACCGCGCGGTGCGCGCCCGCGCCAGCCTCGACTTCGCGGCGCTGCTGCGCGATGCGCCGTCGGTCGAGGTGCTGGAGATGGCGATCAGCCGCGACCCTGCCGACCTGCGCGCCCGCCACCTGCTCGGCGCGCAGCACATCGTCGCCGGCCGCCCGGAAGCCGCGCTGCAGCAGTTCATGGACATGCTGCGCCGCGACCGCAGCTTCGAGGACGGCCTTCCGCGCAAGGCGCTGATTGAAGCGTTCCGCGTGATCGACGATGACGACCTCGTCGCCCGCTACCGCCGGCAGATGTCGGCGCTGCTGCTGTCCTGA
- a CDS encoding M13-type metalloendopeptidase, with amino-acid sequence MLLSLAVTVALAACQRETAAPPVATATPAAAPAPAALTLDESKLPGVNSFKASDLDPSVEACVDFGGHVNGTWLAANPIPGDRTSWGAFEMLDERSQAVQRQLAEQAAAMADAGGVEAIVGNFWSTGMDAEKINAQGITPIQGELDAIAALDSQEKIVGHLRSSAAKGQNTLFGFGAEADFKKSDMNMAYAMQGGLGLPDRGYYFDADKKDKLDAYQQHIAKVLELSGIAAADAQAQAKDVIAFETRLAKPSKSSEEMSRDVSLFYNPVSIADADKLTPNFPWAPFFESQGVATPATFSLAIPAFHAEISKMLADVPPAQWQAYLRFHAVDGASPYLSDAFAQEHFNFYSQVLRGQKEMKERGKRVLDVIESQAGEALGQMYVKVAFPAESKAQMETLVKNLSDALKLRIENLAWMSDETKAKAMEKWAGFTPKIGYPDKWRDWNGLATGRDSYIGNVLAANEFNYKWNLSKIGKPVDKSEWGMPPQMVNAYYNPLQNEIVFPAAILQPPFFDPAAPAEMNYGGIGAVIGHEMIHGYDDQGSRFGPTGNFENWWSEADASGFKKLTDQLVAQFDGYEAVPGKNVNGKLTLGENIADLGGLAVAYDAMKKATDGTADAGTDGLTRDQRFFANWATVWRRNFTDQELAVRLNTDPHAPANFRAIGAPSNLGSFAAAYSCKPGQPMVRGGKDQVVIW; translated from the coding sequence CTGCTGCTGTCGCTGGCGGTCACCGTCGCGCTCGCCGCCTGCCAGCGCGAGACGGCCGCCCCGCCCGTCGCCACCGCCACCCCCGCCGCCGCGCCGGCGCCCGCCGCGCTGACGCTCGACGAATCGAAGCTCCCCGGCGTCAACAGCTTCAAGGCCTCGGACCTCGATCCTTCGGTCGAGGCCTGCGTCGACTTTGGCGGCCACGTCAACGGCACCTGGCTCGCGGCCAACCCGATCCCCGGCGACCGCACCTCGTGGGGCGCGTTCGAGATGCTCGACGAGCGCTCGCAGGCCGTGCAGCGCCAGCTGGCCGAACAGGCCGCGGCCATGGCCGACGCCGGTGGCGTGGAAGCCATCGTCGGCAACTTCTGGTCCACCGGCATGGACGCGGAGAAGATCAACGCCCAGGGCATCACCCCGATCCAGGGCGAGCTGGACGCGATCGCCGCGCTCGACAGCCAGGAGAAGATCGTCGGCCACCTGCGCAGCAGCGCGGCCAAGGGCCAGAACACCCTGTTCGGCTTCGGTGCCGAGGCCGACTTCAAGAAGTCCGACATGAATATGGCCTACGCCATGCAGGGCGGCCTGGGCCTCCCGGATCGCGGCTACTACTTCGACGCCGACAAGAAGGACAAGCTCGACGCTTACCAGCAGCACATCGCCAAGGTGCTGGAGCTGTCGGGCATCGCCGCCGCCGATGCGCAGGCGCAGGCCAAGGACGTGATCGCGTTCGAGACGCGCCTGGCCAAGCCGTCCAAGTCGAGCGAGGAGATGTCGCGCGACGTGTCGCTGTTCTACAACCCGGTGAGCATCGCCGACGCCGACAAGCTGACCCCGAACTTCCCATGGGCGCCGTTCTTCGAGTCGCAGGGCGTGGCCACGCCGGCGACGTTCTCGCTGGCGATCCCGGCGTTCCATGCCGAGATCAGCAAGATGCTGGCCGACGTGCCGCCGGCGCAGTGGCAGGCCTACCTGCGCTTCCACGCCGTGGATGGCGCGTCGCCCTACCTGTCCGACGCGTTCGCGCAGGAACACTTCAACTTCTACAGCCAGGTGCTGCGCGGCCAGAAGGAAATGAAGGAGCGCGGCAAGCGCGTGCTCGACGTCATCGAATCGCAGGCCGGCGAGGCGCTGGGCCAGATGTACGTGAAGGTCGCGTTCCCGGCCGAGTCCAAGGCGCAGATGGAGACCCTGGTCAAGAACCTGAGCGATGCGCTGAAGCTGCGCATCGAAAACCTGGCCTGGATGTCGGACGAGACCAAGGCCAAGGCGATGGAGAAGTGGGCCGGCTTCACCCCCAAGATCGGCTACCCGGACAAGTGGCGTGACTGGAATGGCCTGGCCACCGGGCGCGACAGCTACATCGGCAACGTGCTGGCCGCCAACGAGTTCAATTACAAGTGGAACCTGTCCAAGATCGGCAAGCCCGTGGACAAGTCCGAGTGGGGCATGCCGCCGCAGATGGTCAACGCCTACTACAACCCGCTGCAGAACGAGATCGTGTTCCCGGCGGCGATCCTGCAGCCGCCGTTCTTCGATCCTGCGGCGCCGGCGGAGATGAACTACGGCGGCATCGGCGCGGTGATCGGCCACGAGATGATCCATGGCTACGACGACCAGGGCAGCCGCTTCGGTCCGACCGGCAACTTCGAGAACTGGTGGAGCGAGGCGGACGCCAGCGGCTTCAAGAAGCTCACCGACCAGCTCGTGGCGCAGTTCGACGGCTACGAGGCGGTGCCGGGCAAGAACGTCAATGGCAAGCTGACGCTGGGCGAGAACATCGCCGACCTCGGCGGCCTGGCGGTGGCCTACGACGCGATGAAGAAGGCGACCGATGGCACGGCCGATGCCGGCACCGACGGCCTGACGCGCGACCAGCGCTTCTTCGCCAACTGGGCCACGGTGTGGCGCCGCAACTTCACCG
- a CDS encoding DUF4442 domain-containing protein, whose product MRASTLRRIMNVWPPFLFSGIRITAISEDYRHARVRMRQHWFNRNYVGTHFGGSLFAMTDPFWMLLTMRSLGRGYLVWDQAAEIRFVKPGRGTVEASFDLGEDVLETMRAATANGGKHLHWFDTQVHDAGGQVVASVRKQLYVRRKQAAHRGAGA is encoded by the coding sequence GTGCGGGCCTCCACGCTGCGGCGGATCATGAACGTATGGCCGCCATTCCTGTTCTCGGGCATCCGCATCACCGCGATCTCCGAGGACTACCGCCATGCACGCGTGCGCATGCGCCAGCACTGGTTCAACCGCAACTACGTCGGCACGCATTTCGGCGGCAGCCTGTTCGCCATGACCGACCCGTTCTGGATGCTGCTGACCATGCGCTCGCTGGGTCGCGGTTACCTGGTCTGGGACCAGGCCGCGGAGATCCGCTTCGTCAAGCCGGGCCGCGGCACGGTGGAGGCGAGCTTCGACCTCGGCGAGGACGTGCTTGAAACCATGCGCGCGGCGACCGCCAACGGCGGCAAGCACCTGCACTGGTTCGACACCCAGGTGCACGACGCCGGTGGGCAGGTGGTCGCCAGCGTGCGCAAGCAGCTGTACGTGCGCCGCAAGCAGGCGGCGCACCGAGGTGCCGGGGCGTGA
- a CDS encoding DUF998 domain-containing protein, which yields MAAARNRLHTHARTRDPWRWLGLAAAASFVLALAGFGMALDGFAHQLHPVAVLGATGVPHAPGFNLLAFLVPGALAAVLALRARTALRPPAALAARLGWTLALLAALAFAAQGLLPLDLDAPDQARSRLHGAAWAMWEIAFVAATVLLALAGARTRPAMAAVHAASGAAVLVFASLAGDALPAPLVQRIAFAAWFGWLAWISWTGAAGTGTAQRGG from the coding sequence ATGGCGGCAGCGCGCAACAGGTTGCACACGCACGCACGCACGCGCGATCCCTGGCGGTGGCTGGGCCTGGCCGCGGCGGCCAGCTTCGTGCTCGCGCTTGCAGGCTTCGGGATGGCGCTCGACGGATTTGCGCACCAGCTGCATCCGGTGGCGGTGCTGGGGGCCACCGGCGTGCCGCACGCGCCCGGATTCAACCTGCTTGCATTTCTGGTGCCCGGCGCGCTGGCGGCGGTCCTGGCGCTGCGCGCGCGCACCGCTCTGCGCCCTCCCGCTGCGCTTGCCGCACGCCTGGGCTGGACGCTGGCGCTGCTTGCGGCCCTCGCGTTTGCCGCACAGGGGCTGCTGCCGCTCGACCTCGATGCGCCCGACCAGGCGCGCAGCCGGCTGCACGGCGCGGCGTGGGCCATGTGGGAGATCGCGTTCGTGGCCGCGACGGTGCTGCTGGCGCTGGCGGGTGCGCGCACGCGCCCGGCGATGGCCGCCGTGCATGCCGCGTCCGGCGCCGCCGTGCTGGTGTTCGCCTCGCTGGCAGGCGACGCGCTGCCGGCGCCGCTGGTTCAGCGCATCGCGTTCGCCGCGTGGTTCGGCTGGCTGGCATGGATCTCCTGGACGGGTGCCGCCGGCACGGGCACGGCGCAACGCGGCGGCTGA
- a CDS encoding bifunctional serine/threonine-protein kinase/formylglycine-generating enzyme family protein — translation MPEIAGYRLTRVLGAGGMSTVYLGEQRSLGREVAIKVMLPDALTDEVSRRRFENEARTVARLDHPNIVGIHDVGRTGEGLPYYSMPHMAHGHLGQRDLRGKEPQVRAILQALLDALRHAHARGIVHRDVKAENVLFDDTDRPQLADFGIALRRGYGSRVTTAGLAVGSTAYMPPEQARGEPVDARADLYSVGVLAWEMLVGSLPYNAPDALSMAVMHVQDPIPRLPRELRHWQPFIDRALAKSPDRRFSDAAQMLAALDKVERGGRGPADVGHDLGKRLRAVPAKAWLVAGLVVAAGIGLASRDGAGPRAFYRAGGADAAAAAATAGDGSMATGIGDGKRITALASPDDALLRAAPESDAETWLVAAERQLRERKLTAPAGDNAYTSVLNAWQADSGHLKVAGTADALIAALALDAEREMQRGDDAAARSSVMQATQLASRTARSDGPALAGLRERTRKAISSRVDTAAAAYDRTAALAAVESGRRMGLDARALAALDTRARKIPLPGERIEGGSIDTVLVQQGGMRLAAMRRAVSRADFGEFAGATGREPARCRERASLLRVVAPRTWRSPGFDQGAGDAVVCVSWDDAVAYAHWAGKRDGRSYRLPTSSEWRRLPATAGGSRAVAEWNVDCSGSCEYRVTSGGSWRGDAGRREGGRGYDDVGFRLVRDL, via the coding sequence ATGCCGGAGATCGCCGGCTACCGGCTCACGCGCGTGCTCGGTGCGGGCGGCATGTCCACGGTCTACCTCGGCGAGCAGCGCTCGCTGGGCCGCGAGGTGGCGATCAAGGTCATGCTGCCCGACGCGCTGACCGACGAGGTGAGCCGCCGCCGCTTCGAGAACGAGGCGCGCACCGTCGCCCGCCTGGACCACCCCAACATCGTCGGCATCCACGACGTCGGCCGCACCGGCGAGGGCCTGCCCTACTACTCGATGCCGCACATGGCCCACGGCCACCTCGGCCAGCGCGACCTGCGCGGCAAGGAACCGCAGGTCCGCGCCATCCTGCAGGCGCTGCTGGACGCGCTGCGCCATGCCCACGCGCGCGGCATCGTGCATCGCGACGTCAAGGCCGAGAACGTGCTGTTCGACGATACCGACCGGCCGCAGCTGGCCGATTTCGGCATCGCCCTGCGCCGCGGCTACGGTTCGCGCGTCACCACCGCGGGTCTGGCCGTGGGCAGCACCGCCTACATGCCACCCGAGCAGGCGCGCGGCGAGCCCGTGGACGCACGCGCCGACCTCTACAGCGTGGGCGTGCTGGCCTGGGAAATGCTGGTCGGGTCGCTGCCCTACAACGCACCCGATGCGCTGTCGATGGCGGTGATGCACGTCCAGGACCCGATCCCGCGCCTGCCGCGCGAACTGCGCCACTGGCAGCCATTCATCGATCGCGCACTTGCCAAGTCACCCGACCGGCGCTTCAGCGATGCCGCGCAGATGCTCGCGGCGCTGGACAAGGTGGAACGCGGCGGGCGCGGGCCGGCCGACGTCGGCCATGACCTGGGCAAGCGCCTGCGCGCGGTGCCGGCCAAGGCCTGGCTGGTCGCGGGCCTGGTGGTCGCCGCGGGGATCGGCCTGGCCTCGCGCGATGGCGCAGGGCCGCGCGCGTTCTATCGCGCCGGCGGCGCCGACGCCGCGGCGGCGGCAGCGACCGCAGGCGACGGGTCCATGGCCACGGGCATCGGTGACGGAAAACGCATCACCGCGCTCGCCAGCCCCGACGACGCGCTGCTGCGTGCCGCACCCGAGTCCGATGCCGAGACCTGGCTGGTGGCGGCCGAACGCCAGTTGCGCGAGCGCAAGCTCACCGCGCCCGCCGGCGACAACGCCTACACCAGCGTCCTCAATGCCTGGCAGGCCGACAGCGGCCACCTCAAGGTGGCGGGAACCGCGGACGCGCTGATCGCCGCGCTGGCCCTCGATGCCGAGCGCGAGATGCAGCGCGGCGACGATGCCGCGGCCCGCAGCAGCGTCATGCAGGCGACCCAGCTCGCGTCGCGCACCGCGCGCTCCGACGGGCCCGCGCTCGCGGGCCTGCGCGAACGGACACGCAAGGCCATCTCCAGTCGCGTCGATACCGCCGCGGCCGCCTACGACCGTACCGCCGCGCTCGCCGCGGTGGAGTCCGGGCGCAGGATGGGGCTCGACGCGCGTGCACTGGCGGCGCTGGATACACGCGCGCGCAAGATCCCGCTGCCCGGTGAGCGTATCGAGGGCGGAAGCATCGACACGGTGCTGGTGCAGCAAGGCGGCATGCGCCTGGCCGCGATGCGCCGCGCGGTCAGCCGTGCCGACTTCGGCGAATTCGCCGGCGCCACCGGCCGCGAGCCGGCCCGCTGCCGCGAACGCGCTTCGCTGCTGCGCGTGGTGGCGCCGCGCACCTGGCGCAGCCCCGGCTTTGACCAGGGTGCCGGCGACGCGGTGGTCTGCGTGTCGTGGGACGACGCCGTGGCCTATGCGCATTGGGCAGGCAAGCGCGACGGCCGCTCCTACCGCCTGCCGACGTCGTCGGAGTGGCGCCGCCTGCCCGCGACGGCCGGCGGATCGCGTGCGGTGGCCGAGTGGAACGTCGATTGCAGCGGCAGCTGCGAGTACCGCGTGACCAGCGGCGGCAGCTGGCGCGGTGACGCCGGCCGACGCGAGGGCGGCCGCGGCTACGACGACGTCGGGTTCCGGCTGGTCCGCGACCTCTGA